A window of Holophagales bacterium contains these coding sequences:
- the ugpC gene encoding sn-glycerol-3-phosphate ABC transporter ATP-binding protein UgpC: MAQVVFKEIAKRYGDVSVIEGLNLEIKDHEFMVLVGPSGCGKSTALRMIAGLEEISDGTIAIGDRVVNDVAPKDRDIAMVFQSYALYPHMTIRENLEFGLKIRKTPKAEMDKLVNEAAEMLGITQLLDRKPKQLSGGQRQRVAVGRAITRKPAVFLFDEPLSNLDAKLRVQMRAEISKLQNRLKTTTVYVTHDQVEAMTMGHRIAIMKDGKLQQVGTPLEVYEQPANLFVAAFIGTPPMNFVKATLEGGGTTLKTPSFSLPVAQSYRALTAGKDGKSLVVGIRAENLSDGSRPVRGESARIPATVEVVEPLGHEVLVYARIGGDDLIVAKVDPHRAPAMDQKIELVVELESLHLFDAATERRLTA; the protein is encoded by the coding sequence ATGGCTCAAGTCGTCTTCAAGGAGATCGCCAAGCGCTACGGCGACGTCTCCGTCATCGAGGGCCTGAACCTCGAGATCAAGGACCACGAGTTCATGGTCCTCGTCGGGCCGTCGGGCTGCGGCAAGTCGACGGCCCTGCGCATGATCGCGGGGCTCGAGGAGATCTCCGACGGCACCATCGCCATCGGCGACCGCGTCGTGAACGACGTGGCCCCGAAGGACCGCGACATCGCCATGGTCTTCCAGAGCTACGCGCTCTACCCGCACATGACGATCCGGGAGAACCTCGAGTTCGGCCTGAAGATCCGCAAGACGCCCAAGGCCGAGATGGACAAGCTCGTGAACGAGGCCGCCGAGATGCTCGGCATCACGCAGCTCCTCGACCGCAAGCCGAAGCAGCTCTCGGGCGGCCAGCGGCAGCGGGTCGCGGTCGGCCGGGCCATCACGCGAAAGCCCGCCGTCTTCCTCTTCGACGAGCCGCTCTCGAACCTCGACGCCAAGCTCCGCGTCCAGATGCGCGCCGAGATCAGCAAGCTCCAGAACCGCCTGAAGACGACGACGGTCTACGTCACGCACGACCAGGTGGAAGCGATGACGATGGGCCACCGCATCGCCATCATGAAGGACGGCAAGCTCCAGCAGGTGGGAACCCCGCTCGAGGTCTACGAGCAGCCCGCGAACCTCTTCGTCGCCGCCTTCATCGGCACGCCGCCGATGAACTTCGTCAAGGCGACGCTCGAAGGCGGCGGCACCACGCTGAAGACCCCGTCGTTCTCCCTCCCGGTGGCCCAGTCGTACCGGGCCCTGACCGCCGGGAAGGACGGGAAGTCGCTCGTCGTGGGGATCCGCGCCGAGAACCTGAGCGACGGCAGCCGTCCCGTCCGCGGCGAGAGCGCCCGGATCCCGGCGACCGTAGAGGTCGTCGAGCCGCTCGGCCACGAGGTCCTCGTCTACGCCCGGATCGGCGGCGACGACCTCATCGTCGCCAAGGTCGACCCTCACAGGGCCCCGGCAATGGACCAGAAGATCGAGCTCGTCGTCGAGCTCGAGTCCCTCCACCTCTTCGACGCCGCGACGGAACGCCGTCTGACGGCCTGA
- a CDS encoding extracellular solute-binding protein, translated as MKISRLALPLLAAALAAPALAQKEVVVWHAYRAEEKAALEKVVAAYNAANAAKGVKVTTLAVPYDAFADKITAAVPRGKGPDIFIYAQDRLGGWIEAGKTVEPIDFFLDKATIARFIPTTMEAMTYRGTVYGLPLNYKVITLIYNKKLLPTPPKTSKELVAMAKKLTDARSGRFGLAYSYSDFYYHAALQNAFGGRVFDPGPKPVLNAPQNVKALELLMRWFTVDGILPAEPSTALITSLFNGGKAAMVFSGPWFLGEIAKEIDYGLAPLPTIDEAGGKPMRPWMTVEGVYIAAPSKNKDAAYDFVKHLTDTPQAKVMAVEGRQTPANQAVYADAAVSGDKILSAFRKQVEVAVPMPNLPEMTMVWSPATTAMNTIVKKSATPKAAMDQAQQAVLKDVAALRKK; from the coding sequence ATGAAGATCTCCCGCCTCGCGCTCCCTCTCCTCGCCGCCGCCCTCGCGGCCCCGGCTCTCGCCCAGAAGGAGGTCGTCGTCTGGCACGCCTACCGTGCCGAGGAGAAGGCCGCCCTGGAGAAGGTCGTCGCCGCCTACAACGCGGCGAACGCGGCCAAGGGCGTCAAGGTGACGACGCTCGCCGTCCCGTACGACGCCTTCGCCGACAAGATCACCGCGGCCGTACCGCGCGGCAAGGGTCCCGACATCTTCATCTACGCCCAGGACCGCCTCGGCGGCTGGATCGAGGCCGGCAAGACCGTCGAGCCGATCGACTTCTTCCTCGACAAGGCGACGATCGCGCGGTTCATCCCGACGACGATGGAGGCGATGACCTACCGGGGCACCGTCTACGGCCTCCCGCTGAACTACAAGGTCATCACCCTCATCTACAACAAGAAGCTCCTCCCGACCCCGCCGAAGACCTCGAAGGAGCTCGTCGCGATGGCGAAGAAGCTCACCGACGCCAGGTCGGGCCGCTTCGGCCTCGCCTACTCCTACTCCGACTTCTACTACCACGCGGCCCTCCAGAACGCGTTCGGCGGCCGCGTTTTCGACCCGGGCCCGAAGCCCGTCCTCAACGCCCCGCAGAACGTGAAGGCGCTCGAGCTCCTGATGCGCTGGTTCACGGTGGACGGGATCCTCCCCGCCGAGCCGTCGACGGCCCTCATCACCTCCCTCTTCAACGGCGGCAAGGCCGCGATGGTCTTCTCCGGCCCCTGGTTCCTCGGCGAGATCGCGAAGGAGATCGACTACGGCCTCGCGCCCCTCCCGACGATCGACGAGGCGGGCGGAAAGCCGATGCGCCCCTGGATGACGGTCGAGGGCGTCTACATCGCCGCCCCCTCGAAGAACAAGGACGCCGCGTACGACTTCGTGAAGCACCTCACCGACACGCCGCAGGCGAAGGTGATGGCCGTCGAGGGGCGGCAGACGCCCGCGAACCAGGCGGTCTACGCCGACGCGGCCGTCTCGGGGGACAAGATCCTCTCCGCATTCCGCAAGCAGGTCGAGGTCGCCGTCCCGATGCCGAACCTCCCCGAGATGACGATGGTCTGGTCCCCGGCGACGACGGCGATGAACACGATCGTCAAGAAGTCGGCGACCCCGAAGGCGGCGATGGACCAGGCGCAGCAGGCGGTGTTGAAGGACGTCGCCGCCCTGAGGAAGAAGTAA
- a CDS encoding sugar ABC transporter permease codes for MGLLTKKSRAGADEPPHFPMHVLLVVATLYAIYPVLWVLSIAFSGKQSLAIADVPSDPTIWDRLRAVIPWPADISLSNFTSVFADQPFSTWILNSAIVSIATTILGVFLACTAAYAFSRFRFPGRQTGMMSFLVSQMFPGTLMLIPLYIILVKWLGLGSTRTGLVLAYSTTAIPFCVWMMKGYFDTIPRDLEEAALIDGASPATIFWRIVLPLAKPAVAVTALFSFMTGWNEFILAATLIDKESMYTAPVGLRFFVGGFSQQWGFFAAGAVIVSIPVVALFLYLQKYLVSGLTAGSVKG; via the coding sequence ATGGGCCTGCTGACGAAGAAGTCCCGCGCCGGCGCCGACGAGCCGCCGCACTTCCCGATGCACGTCCTCCTCGTCGTCGCGACCCTCTACGCGATCTACCCGGTCCTCTGGGTCCTCTCGATCGCCTTCTCGGGCAAGCAGAGCCTCGCCATCGCCGACGTGCCGTCCGACCCGACGATCTGGGACCGGCTTCGCGCCGTGATCCCGTGGCCCGCGGACATCTCCCTCTCGAACTTCACGTCCGTCTTCGCGGACCAGCCGTTCTCGACGTGGATCCTCAACAGCGCCATCGTCTCGATCGCCACGACGATCCTCGGCGTCTTCCTCGCGTGCACGGCGGCCTACGCCTTCTCCCGCTTCCGCTTCCCGGGGCGCCAGACGGGGATGATGTCGTTCCTCGTCTCGCAGATGTTCCCCGGGACCCTGATGCTCATCCCCCTCTACATCATCCTCGTGAAGTGGCTGGGCCTCGGGAGCACGCGGACGGGCCTCGTCCTGGCCTACTCGACGACGGCGATCCCCTTCTGCGTCTGGATGATGAAGGGCTACTTCGACACGATCCCGCGGGACCTCGAGGAGGCCGCCCTCATCGACGGCGCCTCCCCGGCGACGATCTTCTGGCGGATCGTCCTTCCCCTCGCCAAGCCGGCCGTCGCCGTCACCGCCCTCTTCTCCTTCATGACCGGCTGGAACGAATTCATCCTCGCGGCCACGCTCATCGACAAGGAGAGCATGTACACGGCCCCGGTCGGCCTTCGCTTCTTCGTCGGCGGCTTCTCCCAGCAGTGGGGCTTCTTCGCCGCCGGCGCCGTCATCGTCTCCATCCCCGTCGTGGCCCTGTTCCTGTACCTCCAGAAGTACCTCGTCTCCGGCCTCACGGCCGGAAGCGTCAAAGGCTGA
- a CDS encoding amino acid permease, which produces MSLFRTKPIDQLVAEGSDEGTGLKRELTAADLMALGIGAIIGAGIFATLGTASSGGGTLPPAGPGVVVSILLTALACGFCGLCYAEFASLVPVAGSAYTYSYATLGELVAWIIGWDLILEYAVGNIAVAISWAAYFRQLLLGFGLEFPAFLATDYRSTLLAAKAVAGGGVGALSPEQSVAYQAHLHHPELFGVPIVFNLLAALITAAITILLVRGIKESARVNDFIVVLKVATLLFFVAVGAFFVKPANWHPFFPGGFSGVWMGASLMFFAYIGFDAISTAAEECKDPGRDMPRGILGSLAVCTVLYVAAALVLCGMIPYTKLVGVADPLAAALAYVKQDWAAGILAAGAVFSMTAVLLVFQLGQPRILMAMSRDGLIGPWFGRIHPKYRTPHVGTILTGVFVATFSAVANIDEIIQLTNIGTLFAFALVCIGILVLRYREPNRPRKFRVPFVPLVPLLGIAMCVALMVKLPALTWERFVIWLAVGLGIYFLYGRRRSRLARA; this is translated from the coding sequence ATGAGCCTCTTTCGAACGAAGCCGATCGACCAGCTCGTCGCCGAGGGGAGCGACGAGGGGACCGGGCTGAAGCGCGAGCTGACGGCCGCGGACCTGATGGCCCTCGGGATCGGCGCGATCATCGGCGCCGGGATCTTCGCGACGCTCGGGACGGCGTCGTCCGGTGGGGGCACACTGCCCCCCGCGGGCCCCGGCGTCGTCGTCTCGATCCTCCTGACGGCTCTGGCGTGCGGCTTCTGCGGCCTCTGCTACGCCGAGTTCGCGAGCCTCGTCCCGGTCGCCGGGTCGGCCTACACCTACAGCTACGCCACGCTCGGCGAGCTCGTCGCGTGGATCATCGGTTGGGACCTGATCCTCGAATACGCCGTCGGGAACATCGCCGTGGCGATCTCGTGGGCCGCCTACTTCCGGCAGCTCCTCCTCGGCTTCGGGCTGGAGTTCCCCGCCTTCCTCGCCACCGACTACCGCTCGACGCTCCTCGCGGCCAAAGCGGTGGCGGGCGGGGGCGTCGGAGCGCTTTCCCCCGAGCAGTCGGTCGCCTACCAGGCGCACCTGCACCACCCGGAGCTCTTCGGGGTCCCGATCGTCTTCAATCTCCTGGCGGCGCTGATCACGGCGGCGATCACGATCCTCCTCGTGAGGGGGATCAAGGAGTCGGCCCGGGTCAACGACTTCATCGTCGTCCTGAAGGTCGCGACGCTCCTCTTCTTCGTCGCCGTCGGCGCCTTCTTCGTCAAGCCGGCGAACTGGCACCCCTTCTTCCCGGGCGGCTTCTCCGGGGTCTGGATGGGCGCCTCCCTCATGTTCTTCGCCTACATCGGCTTCGACGCGATCTCGACGGCGGCCGAGGAATGCAAGGACCCTGGCAGGGACATGCCGCGCGGCATCCTCGGGTCCCTGGCCGTCTGCACCGTCCTCTACGTGGCCGCGGCCCTCGTCCTCTGCGGGATGATCCCGTACACGAAGCTCGTGGGCGTGGCCGACCCGCTCGCCGCGGCGCTGGCCTACGTGAAGCAGGACTGGGCGGCGGGGATACTCGCCGCCGGCGCCGTCTTCTCGATGACGGCCGTCCTCCTCGTCTTCCAGCTCGGCCAGCCGCGCATCCTCATGGCGATGTCGCGCGACGGGCTCATCGGGCCCTGGTTCGGGAGGATCCACCCTAAGTACCGGACGCCGCACGTCGGGACGATCCTGACGGGCGTCTTCGTCGCGACGTTCTCGGCCGTCGCGAACATCGACGAGATCATCCAGCTGACGAACATCGGAACGCTCTTCGCGTTCGCCCTCGTCTGCATCGGGATCCTCGTACTGCGCTACAGGGAGCCGAACCGTCCGCGGAAGTTCCGGGTGCCGTTCGTCCCTCTCGTCCCGCTCCTGGGCATCGCGATGTGCGTCGCGCTGATGGTCAAGCTCCCGGCCCTGACCTGGGAGCGGTTCGTCATCTGGCTCGCTGTGGGGCTGGGGATCTACTTCCTCTACGGGAGGCGGCGGAGCCGGCTGGCGAGGGCGTGA
- a CDS encoding HAD-IA family hydrolase → MEQVYGEVFRRWGVPVADGDVLAALHGTWGLVAARQARGETRWGHEGGERGFWRSFVQEVFTRVGGGPLPEGLLDDLVDHFARPESWSLYPEVLEVLEALRENGLKLLVVSNWDSNLPALLDRLDLTRHFDGVVVSALVGSSKPAREIFETALALAGVAAHEALHVGDSPSEDYEGARSAGLPALLLDRAGLGHDGFESIRSLQEILPRVAP, encoded by the coding sequence GTGGAGCAGGTCTACGGCGAGGTCTTCCGCCGCTGGGGGGTCCCCGTCGCAGACGGGGACGTCCTCGCGGCGCTCCACGGTACCTGGGGCCTCGTCGCCGCCCGGCAGGCGCGGGGCGAGACGCGCTGGGGGCACGAGGGCGGGGAGCGGGGCTTCTGGCGCAGCTTCGTCCAGGAGGTCTTCACGCGGGTCGGCGGCGGACCGCTCCCGGAAGGGCTCCTCGACGACCTCGTCGACCACTTCGCCCGGCCGGAGAGCTGGAGCCTCTACCCGGAAGTCCTCGAGGTCCTCGAGGCCCTCCGCGAGAACGGGCTGAAGCTCCTCGTCGTCAGCAACTGGGACTCGAACCTCCCCGCCCTCCTCGACCGCCTCGACCTGACGCGTCATTTCGACGGTGTCGTCGTCTCGGCCCTCGTCGGATCCTCCAAGCCGGCGCGGGAGATCTTCGAAACGGCCCTCGCTCTCGCCGGGGTGGCCGCCCACGAGGCGCTCCACGTCGGCGATTCGCCGTCGGAGGACTACGAGGGCGCCCGCAGCGCCGGCCTCCCCGCCCTGCTTCTCGACCGCGCGGGACTCGGCCACGACGGTTTCGAGAGCATCCGGTCCCTCCAGGAGATCCTGCCCCGGGTCGCCCCGTGA
- a CDS encoding SDR family oxidoreductase has product MTQTPGRLSGKKALVTGASRGIGRAIALRLAAEGAVVALGVRKAEDGDPLVAEIAAAGGTAVAVLLDVTDAASVATGVERAARPERRLDIVVNNAGLAGQTPLDGDERSDLAFERIFDVNVTGTWRVLRAALPFLVEGGRVVNISSVSGRFGVPGQSGYCGAKHAVIGVTRALALELAPKKITVNAVCPGWVDTEMGRYGIRGYGKAMGLTEAEAFAAAGKMAPLGQVLVPEEVAGLVAWLVSDDARNVTGQSIVIDGGQVMP; this is encoded by the coding sequence ATGACCCAGACGCCGGGGCGGCTCAGCGGAAAGAAAGCCCTCGTGACGGGGGCTTCGCGTGGGATCGGACGGGCGATCGCCCTGCGCCTCGCGGCCGAGGGGGCCGTCGTGGCCCTCGGGGTGAGGAAGGCGGAGGACGGCGACCCGCTCGTGGCCGAGATCGCCGCGGCGGGCGGGACGGCCGTGGCGGTCCTCCTCGACGTGACCGACGCGGCCTCGGTGGCGACCGGCGTCGAACGGGCCGCGCGGCCCGAGCGGCGCCTCGACATCGTCGTCAACAACGCCGGGTTGGCCGGTCAGACCCCTCTCGACGGCGACGAGCGGTCGGACCTGGCCTTCGAGCGGATCTTCGACGTCAACGTCACGGGGACGTGGCGGGTCCTTCGCGCCGCCCTGCCGTTCCTCGTCGAGGGGGGGCGGGTCGTCAACATCTCGTCCGTCTCGGGACGTTTCGGCGTCCCGGGGCAGTCGGGATACTGCGGAGCCAAGCACGCGGTCATCGGCGTGACCCGGGCGCTGGCGCTGGAGCTCGCCCCGAAGAAGATCACGGTCAACGCGGTCTGTCCCGGGTGGGTCGACACCGAGATGGGGCGGTACGGCATCCGGGGCTACGGCAAGGCGATGGGCCTCACGGAAGCGGAGGCCTTCGCCGCGGCGGGGAAGATGGCCCCCCTCGGACAGGTCCTCGTGCCGGAGGAGGTGGCCGGCCTCGTCGCCTGGCTCGTCTCCGACGACGCACGCAACGTCACGGGCCAGTCGATCGTCATCGACGGCGGGCAGGTGATGCCCTGA
- a CDS encoding MoaD/ThiS family protein has protein sequence MRVEILLFASLRDELGDTRVLEVPESGPGGTTVGALREAFLLVSPSATRLGKRILVAVNEQFARDTDPVRPGDTVAFLPPVAGG, from the coding sequence ATGCGGGTCGAGATTCTCCTTTTCGCGTCCCTCAGGGACGAGCTCGGTGATACACGTGTCCTCGAGGTGCCCGAGAGCGGCCCTGGCGGGACGACGGTCGGAGCCCTGCGCGAGGCGTTCCTCCTGGTGTCCCCTTCCGCCACCCGGCTCGGGAAGCGGATCCTCGTCGCCGTGAACGAGCAGTTCGCCCGGGATACCGATCCGGTCCGTCCCGGCGACACGGTGGCCTTCCTGCCGCCCGTGGCGGGGGGCTGA
- a CDS encoding molybdenum cofactor biosynthesis protein MoaE, producing MARVTRSPLDPAVLLSEARRDGDGGLTLFVGVVRDNADGRAVEAMEYEAYEPMAEKEMERIEADLAARFPTVRLVMRHRIGRLTVGEVAVVVAASGPHREEAFAACRAGIEEIKARVPVWKREWGPDGSVWVDPCGMGHKHESC from the coding sequence GTGGCCCGCGTCACCCGGTCCCCCCTCGATCCGGCCGTCCTCCTTTCCGAGGCCCGGCGGGACGGCGACGGGGGACTGACCCTCTTCGTCGGCGTCGTCCGGGACAACGCGGACGGGCGGGCCGTCGAGGCAATGGAGTACGAGGCCTACGAACCGATGGCGGAGAAGGAGATGGAGCGCATCGAGGCCGACCTCGCGGCCCGCTTCCCGACCGTCAGGCTCGTCATGAGGCACCGGATCGGCCGGCTGACGGTCGGCGAGGTGGCCGTGGTCGTCGCCGCGTCGGGCCCGCACCGGGAGGAGGCCTTCGCCGCCTGCCGGGCCGGAATCGAGGAGATCAAGGCACGGGTGCCGGTCTGGAAGAGGGAGTGGGGTCCCGACGGGAGCGTCTGGGTCGACCCCTGCGGAATGGGGCATAAACACGAAAGTTGTTGA